The nucleotide sequence TTTTAAGATCTTCTACCAATAATTTTTCTTGTTGTGCGATCTCTTCTCTAGCTTGGAATATATATTTTTTGTCGTCTTTAGGGGTAGCAGCTAGTCTTTTAAGACTTTCAGTATCTAATTTTATAAACTTATCTGCTTGTTCTTTGGTTGCACCAGCATCAAAACCCATATAGAACAAAAGATCGCTAGCCATTTTTACAGAGGTGTCTAGAGATTCTCTGTAAATATCATCTATTCCTATATTATGTAACTTATATGCATCGTCTCTATTTCTAGCGCGAACCATGAGTTTAAGATCTGGGTATTTACTCTTTAATTTTTTCATTAAACCGGGTGTTAGATCTGGGTTGTCTAAAGCCGAAATAAGAAAATCTGCCTCTGCTATTCCTGCAGATTCTAGAAGATCTAATCTGGATACATCTCCATAGTAAACCTCGAATCCCATTTTTCTTAGAAAATCTACTCTGTTAGAATTTTGCTCAATTACCGTAGTTTTTACTCCGTGTGCCCTAAGAAACCTACCTATGGTACTTCCAAAGTGTCCGAAGCCTAATAAAATTACCTTATGTTTCTGCTCTATAGAATCCATAGGTCTCTTAATAGATTCTATGGTTCCAATTTTAGGGAGCACTAATCGTTCATTAATAATCCAAAGAATAGGTGTAAGTGTCATGGTAAGCGCCGTAACTACTAATAAAATATCCATTTGATCTTGGTTAAAAATATTAAGCTGAAACGCAAAGGATATCAACACAAAAGCAAATTCTCCAATTTGCGCCAATCCTACAGTTAGTAATAATCTTTGGTCTAATTTCAATTTAAATATTAAGCCAACAATATATAGAATGCTTGCCTTTACTACTATTACCCCGATTACCAACGCAGCAATTAATAATGGTTCTTCTGCAATTACTCTAAAATTGATGGAAGCGCCTACGGCCATAAAGAATAATCCTAAAAGCAGGCCTTTAAAAGGGTCTAAGGTGCTTTCCAGCTCATGCTTAAATTCACTAGTTGCAAGTACCACCCCGCCAAGGAAAGCTCCCAGAGCAGGACTCAACCCAACCAAACCCATAACATAAGATATACCTACAACTATTAATAAAGCTGCAGCTACCAGAAGTTCTCGAACTTCAGTTTTAGCAACCAATCTTAACATAGGAACAATTAAATATCTACCGGTAAATATTATCAGTACCACAGAAGATATAATAGATAATGCCTGCAATCCTATTGGTAGGTTGTCAAGAAGATTTTCATGCGCTTTGCTCGCATCTACAACGGGAGTATCTGCTGTAGATATTTCTGATAATAAAGGGAGTAATCCAAGCATTATAATGACTATAATATCCTGAAAAAGTAAGATTGAAAAAGAGGAAGCGCCGTAGGAAGTATTCATCAAACCCTTCTCTTTGTTAGTTTGCAATGTTATGGCAGTAGAAGAAAGCGCTACCGCCATGGCAATAGTGAGCGATATATGCCATTCTAGATTCAGAGCATAAAATATTAGATAGGTGAGGAGCATGGTACCAAAAACTTGAGTGAATCCCATCCCCAAGATTATCTTTCGCATCTTCCAAAAATTGCTAGGTTGAATCTCCAAACCTATAAGGAAAAGCATCATAACCACTCCAAATTCTGCAAATTCTAAAATGTCTTCTCCTTCGTGACCAATAAAACCAAAAATGTAGGGGCCAATAAGAATTCCAGCAAGTAGATATCCAATAACAGAACTTAATCCTAACTTTTTTACCAACGGAACACAAATAATAGCTGCGGCAAGAAAGACTATAGCTTCAAAAAGAATACTTCCACTCATTGGTTTTGTTTATATATAAATTGATGTATAAGAAGCTTTAAAGTTAATCAATATGATATATATCTGATACTCTAATAGCTAAAGCTCCTAAAGTCGGCTTAAGCAATTAAGAATTACATGAAACATAAAAAAGCTTATCTAATTTACAACTACCAAATTTTTTTTCTAATTGAAGAATTTGACTAAAAGGAGGTTATTGAAAGAACAAGGAACCATTGAGATGTACCTTGGAAAAGTTCAGGAAAGTGTGTGCAATATTTAAAAGAAAAATACCAGCCTAAGAGTTGCAAATAGTCCCTACCCAATTTGCAGCTTCTTATTGACTGGCATTTTATAGCTTTTTTAGGTATCTAAAATAGTATCCTGGATATCTATTTTTATTCTCCTTCAAATGTAGTATTTCTCTTACTTCTAATTTTACGGTTTTCCGTACAATGAAGATATTTTCATTAAAATTTAATATGTGCAATTTTCTTTTCTAGCTGGTAGATCACTAATGAGGAATGTTTATGATAACACAAAGATCTCTAAAACTGCTAATTTACTATCTTTAACGTACGTTCGTTTAAAAAATGAACAGATCATAAATCCTTAAATAATGTCGAAAATGAGTTTTAAAGATATGTTCGATTTTCTCAATCGATTAGAAAATAATAATCATAAAGAATGGATGGATGAGCATAGGAATGAATATCACCAGATTCGAGATTGGTATATAGAATGGCTTAATAAGCTAGATATTAAACTTTCTATGGTAGATTCAAATTATACACATACTACGGGGAAACAGGCAATTAATAGAATTAATAATAATCTGCTTTTTCATCCTAATAAACCGGTATACAAAGATCATTTTGGAGCTGCGTTAGATAAAACAAAAGGTTTGGGAGATTTTTATATTCACTTAGGTATTCATGGCAGTTTTGTTGCGGGTGGAATTCACAATCCTAAAAATGATATTTTAAAAAGTATAAGAGGAGCATTGGATTATGATGGTGAAGAATTTGTGAAGATCTTAAACAAACCTTCCTTTAAAAGGAACTTTGGCGCAATGATGGAAAGCGATATGCTTAAAACTGCTCCCAAAGGATATTCACAAGATCATAGATTCATAGATCTTATGAGATATAAAAGCTTTTCCATAAAATATGATTTGGATCCTCAGGAAATCATGGCATCTAACTTTCAAGATAAGCTTATTGATATATATCAAGAAATGCTCCCTTTTAGAAGATATCTGAATCATGCACTTACGGTTTAGAAAAGTTTGCTCTAATTGACTCTCGTATAGTTAGATGACTATTACTTGAAATTCAATATTTTTAGTGTAAATGCTATTTTGATAGAGTTATTGAATGCTTTTTATAGAATTTTTTGATATATTTATGTTAATGCGTTAAACCTATTCTAATTTTGAATTCTCGTTGAGTGGTTTTTTTAATTTTACCCTTGTTAATTTGAAAAAATAAATTCATCATGGTAGCATACTATAATCAAAGACAGATAAAGACCGAAATGAAAGCTCTTATTCAGGATTATCTGAAATCCTGCTCTAACTGTGAAGAATTGCCGGCAGATTTAGTTGATCTTATAAAACATAATTTTTTAGCTAAATATGTATCTTATAATTCTGAACTTCATTCTATAGAAATTGGAGTGGAAGTATCAGATAAACCATCTTCTCTAATTAGTTATCCTCAAATAAAAGTGTATCAATTTCCAATAGATGATAAAAAAAATAAATGGCTGAAAAAGTCACTAAAAACTTCTAAAACAGATCTTGCGTTCTACGGAAGACTTCTAAATAAAAGAAGTACCATATATAAAAATGCAGATGTAGTAGTAATGTAATTATTAATAATCTCAGATATTAAAAAGCAGCTTAAATTTTAAGCTGCTTTTTTTATTTGCTTCTATTAGTTTGTATCACTCCCATATTTAACTAAAATTTTCCGCATATCTCTACATACATGATTTTAGTCAGTATCATAAATAGTCTTTCTTTTTAGATTTGAATCATGCTTCATTTTTCAATTATTATTATAGCTATTAAGATAGAAATGAAGCAATCTTAGATCTATTAAATATTTTAAAACTGTTGGCTTTGGTAACATCTGTTACTGTATAACTGCAGATCTAAGCATAATTTTGAATTATAAATCTTGCATTCGCAGCTGAGCAAATAATCTTTAAGCGATTGCATAAAAACTTAATTATTATGAAAGTAGAACAGATTTACACAGGATGTTTAGCGCATGCAGCATATTATATTGAAAGTAATGGTGAGGCTGCTATTTTCGATCCTTTAAGAGAAGTAGAACCTTATTTAGAGCGAGCTAAAAGTGATAAGGCAATAATAAAGTATGTTTTTGAAACCCATTTTCATGCAGATTTTGTAAGTGGGCATTTAGATTTACAGAAAAAAGCAGGAGCAGAGATCGTATTTGGTCCCGGTGCTGCTCCTGCTTATAAAGCAACTATTGCAAAGGATGGAGAAATTTTCTCGGTTGGAAAGTACAAGGTAAAAGTTATTCATACTCCCGGACATACCATGGAGAGTACCACTTATTTGCTTATAGACGAAAATGATAAAGAACATGGAATTATAACCGGAGATACTTTGTTTATAGGAGATGTAGGTAGGCCAGATCTTGCTCAACATGTTGTTTCAGATCTTACGGAGGAGAAGTTAGCCGGACATCTCTTTGATTCTTTACGTAATAAGATCATGCCTTTAAGCGATGATCTTATAGTTTATCCAAATCATGGTGCGGGTTCTGCTTGTGGTAAAATGATGAGTAAAGAGACTAAAGACACTTTAGGGAACCAAAAGAAATTTAATTACGCATTACGCCCAGATATGACTAAGGAGGAATTTATTAAAGAGCTTCTTACCGGTCTTACAGCACCTCCCGTATATTTTCCTCAAAATGTTCTCTTGAATATTAAAGGATATGAAAGTCTAGACAAAGTTAGAGAGCGTGCTAACATTCCATTATCCACACAAGATTTTGAAGCCGTAGCTAATGAATCTGGTGCGCTAATGTTGGATACAAGAGATGCTGAGGTTTTTGCTAAAGGATTTGTGCCGAATAGTATTAATATTGGACTAGATGGAAGTTTTGCACAATGGGTGGGAGAATTGATACCAGATGTAAAACAGCAAATTTTACTTATTACAGATCCGGGAAATCAGGAGGAAACCATAACAAGATTATCTCGTGTAGGGTATGATAATACTATTGGCTTTCTAAAAGGAGGGTTTGATGAATGGAAAAAGGATGGGAAACCTGTTAATTCTGTAAACCGTATAGATGCAACAGAATTTGCGGAACTAAATAAAGATAACTCGGTGACCTTTGATGTTCGTAAAAAGAGCGAATTCGATTCTGAACATCTCTTGGAGGCAGAGAATATTCCTCTAAATGAGATAAATAAGCATCTCTCAGAAATTCCAAAGGATAAGAAAGTTTATTTACATTGTGCCGGTGGATATAGAAGTATGATCGCATCCTCTATATTAAAGCAAAGAGGATGGGATAATATTACCGACATTCGAGGAGGGTTTAAAGCACTTGCAGAAACCAAGATTCCAAAATCTAAATATGTATGTCCTTCAACCTTATTATAATTTATATATAAATAAAAAAAAACGGTTCGAATATTTCGAACCGTTTTTTTTTTTTGTGCTATCATCAAGCTTAGTTGCTTTTAACAATATTATCTAAGATCATCTTAGCATGAATTCTGGAATTTTCTATGAACCATTTGTGAGTTTCCATACCGCCACAAATAACTCCGGCAAGATAAATACCAGGAACATTAGTTTCCATAGTATTCTCATCATATTCCGGAATTTTCCGCCCATCATCTGATAGATCTATACCAATATCTTTCAAAAATTTGAAATTCGGTCTATATCCGGTTAGTAAAAGCACAAAGTCATTTTCTATAGTTACATCCCCATCTTCCGTAGATATAATTACTTCATTTTCTTTAATATCTGAAAGCGATGAATTAAAATAAGCTTTAATACTTCCTTCTTCGATCCTATTTATAATATCGGGTCTAACCCAATATTTAACGCGGTTACCAATTTCTTCTTTTCTCACTATCATAGTAACATCTCCGCCTTTTCTATAAATCTCTAAAGCAGCATCTACAGCAGAGTTGCTAGCTCCAACAACTATTGTTTTTTGAGTAGCAAAATAATGCGGATCGTTGTAATAGTGATTTACTTTTGGTAGATTTTCTCCCGGAATGTTCAAATAATTTGGAATGTCATAAAAACCAGTTGCCACCACCACATTCTTAGCGGTATAGGCATTTTTACTTGTTTTAACAACATGGGCATCTTCATTTTTTGAATCTACAGCTATAACCGTCTCAAAAAGATGAATATTAAGAGAATTATTAGAGACAATTCTTCGGTAATATTCTAAGGCTTCTGCCCTTTTAGGTTTAGCATTGGTACTAATAAATGGGATATTGTCTAACTCTAACTTTTCTGAAGAAGAAAAGAAAGACATATTTGTAGGGTAGTGGTAGAGAGAATTTACAAGACATCCTTTCTCGATAATAAGATAGGAAAGTCCATTTTTTTCTGCCTCTAAGGCGCAGGCAATTCCTATAGGACCACCACCAATAATTATTATTTCGTACTCTTTAGTTTGAATTTGCAATTTCTTTAAGTCCTTTAATAGTTTCAAGTTGATCTTCCGCCTTAAAAACATAGCTTCCTGCTACTAATACATCTGCACCAGCTTTTGTAAGTCCAGCTGCATTTTTGTCTGTAACACCCCCATCAACTTCAATAAGTGTTTGCGCGCCCGCTTCTTCTATGATTTGCTTTAAGTGTTTTACCTTATTATAAGTATTTTCAATAAAACTCTGACCACCAAACCCCGGGTTAACGCTCATTACAAGAACTAAGTCGATATCTTTTATAATATCTTTCAAAAGATCTACATTGGTATGAGGATTAATGGCTACTCCAGCTTTCATGCCTTCAGCTTTTATTGCCTGAATAGTTCTATGTAGATGAGTGCAGGCCTCATAATGAACCGTAAGTATATCAGACCCTAACGCTGCAAACTCTTTAATGTATCTATCTGGATCTACGATCATTAAATGTACATCGATGGTTTTCTTAGCATGTTTTGCAATAGCCTTTAGAACAGGCATTCCGTAAGAAATGTTCGGGACAAAAACACCATCCATGATATCTATGTGAAACCAATCTGCCTCACTATTATTAATCATTTCTAGATCTCGTTGCAGATTCCCAAAATCTGCAGCTAAGACAGATGGTGCAATTAATTTTGTGCTCATAATTTTATGTTGTGTTGTTTCTGCGCACAAAAATAAGAAGAATAAAACGTAATCTGTTTAATTTACAAAGGCGTTGAGCATGGTTTGAACAACTTTTTGCGAACCTTGATCTAAAGTTTGAATATTATTTAAATACCTGCTTAAAGTCTCTTCATCGTACTTTCGATGTTCAGATAAAAAATCACTTTTATAATCATCAAAACTCCCTGCGGCTATCTCTTTTCCAAAGATCTTTATAATATTATGATGCCGTGGGTCTTTTTTAATTCCCTCAAATAATTTTAAGATTATTTCTTTATTACCCTCTATTACTTGTAGAAAATTTCCATCAGAATATAATAATAAGCCTTTTATGTGATGTGTATTATTCCAGTTTTCACTCCAACTAAGTACCTCATCTATTTGTTCCGAAGTTAGGTTAATGTCTGCAGTGCTAACATAACTTATTGCGTAATTCATTCCAGTCATTTAGTGTTTCATATAAAAATAATGAAAAATTATGAGTTGTTTAATTAGATCCATACCGTAAAAAGTAAATTTTTTATATTAAAAAACCCCGGTCATCACTCCGGGGTTCATTCATCAATCAAAAAACGAACAGTTACCCCCGATAGATATCGGGACTATACTGTTGTCATCGTCTATGGGATGATTATCCCAAATATGTTTTTAATATTTTACTTCTAGAAGTATGTTTTAATCTTCTAATCGCTTTCTCTTTAATTTGTCTTACACGCTCTCTGGTAAGGTCAAAAGTTTCACCAATTTCTTCCAAGGTCATTGGGTGTTGATCTCCCAATCCAAAGTAAAGACGAATCACATCGGCCTCACGTGGAGTTAAAGTTTCAAGAGCACGTTCAATCTCTGTACGTAAAGATTCGTGTAATAATTCTCTGTCTGGGTTTGGAGATTCTCCAGAACGTAATACATCGTAAAGGTTAGAATCTTCCCCTTCTACTAAAGGAGCATCCATAGATACGTGACGTCCAGAGTTCTTCATAGACTCTTTTACGTCATTAATGGTCATATCTAGTTCCTTTGCAATTTCTTCTGCACTTGGTGGACGCTCGTGAGATTGTTCCAAGAAAGCAAAAGTTTTATTGATCTTGTTAATAGATCCAATTTTGTTAAGCGGTAAACGTACAATTCTAGATTGCTCAGCCAAAGCTTGCAAAATAGACTGACGGATCCACCATACAGCGTAAGATATAAATTTGAAACCACGAGTTTCATCAAAACGTTTTGCTGCTTTGATCAAACCTAAGTTACCTTCGTTAATTAGATCGGGAAGAGTTAATCCCTGATTTTGATATTGTTTAGCTACAGATACCACAAAACGTAAATTCGCCTTTGTGAGTTTCTCCAAAGCTCGGTCATCACCCGCTTTAATTCGTTGCGCTAATTCTACCTCTTCATCGGCAGTAATCAGGTCAACTTTACCAATTTCTTGCAAATACTTATCTAGCGAAGCAGTCTCACGGTTGGTAACCTGCTTCGTAATCTTAAGTTGTCTCATCTATCTTCTCCTTGGATTTTTAATTATGAATAGCTCCTGTATTAAGTTATACGTAAAGAGAGCTTAAAATGTTACAAAACTCTTATTATTTTTTATTTGGGCGTTTCCCTACGGGTCGGGCTATGTGCTTCAAGTCCTCGCTCCCTGCAGTCGCTGCGGGCTTTTCGCTACTATCCCTAACGCAAAAATCAAACAAAAAAAATGCTCTGAAATTTTCAGAGCATTTAATATATTAGAGAAGAAACTAATTAATCGTTTCTGTTTTCTCTTGGTTTTCTGTCATCACGACCTCGGTTGTCTCTAGAACCACCTCTGTTGTCACGACCTCTATCATTTCTATCATTTTCTCTTGGTGGTCTTGGTTGGTAACCTTCTGGTTTTTCCAATAAAGCCTTACGAGAAACTTTTTCTTTACGTGTTTTTGGATCTACTCCAAAGTATTTAACATCCATAACGTCTCCAATATTTACAATATCAGTTACATTATCGGTGCGTTCCCAAGCTAACTCAGAAATGTGTAATAATACTTCGTTTCCTGGTGCATCTATATATTCTACTACCGCTCCAAAATCAAGAACTTTAATAACTTTCACTTCGTAAACGCTACCTTTTTCTGGTTTGAAGGTAATAGATTCTATTTTAGCAAGAACTTTACTGATTCCTTCTTGTCCAGTTCCTAAGATCTCAACAACTCCTTCTTCGGTAACAGGATCTTCGTTAATAACGATAGTAGTCCCTGTAGATTTCTGAAGTTCTTGAATCACTTTTCCTCCTGGTCCAATTAAAGCACCAATAAATTCATTCTTAATACGAACAGATACCATTTTAGGAGCATATTCTTTCACATCTTCGCGTGGAGTAGAGATGGTTTCAGTTAATTTCTCAAGAATGTGTAAACGTCCGTCTCTTGCTTGTTTTAATGCACTTACAAGAATTTCGTAAGAAAGTCCTTTTACTTTAATATCCATCTGGCAAGCGGTAATTCCATCTGCCGTTCCGGTTACTTTAAAGTCCATATCTCCTAAGTGATCTTCATCCCCAAGAATATCAGAAAGCACTGCATATTTCCCAGAGTCACCATCAGAAATTAATCCCATTGCAATACCAGAAACAGGTTTCTTCATTTGGATACCTGCATCCATCAATGCCATTGTTCCGGCACAAACAGTTGCCATAGAAGAAGAACCGTTAGATTCTAATACTTCAGAAACAACTCTTACAGTATAAGGACAATCTGAAGGGATCATTCCTTTTAATGCACGTTGAGCTAAATTTCCGTGTCCAACTTCTCTACGGGAAGTACCTCTAATTGGGCGAGCTTCTCCAGTTGAAAAAGGAGGGAAGTTA is from Gillisia sp. Hel1_33_143 and encodes:
- a CDS encoding DUF2461 domain-containing protein translates to MSFKDMFDFLNRLENNNHKEWMDEHRNEYHQIRDWYIEWLNKLDIKLSMVDSNYTHTTGKQAINRINNNLLFHPNKPVYKDHFGAALDKTKGLGDFYIHLGIHGSFVAGGIHNPKNDILKSIRGALDYDGEEFVKILNKPSFKRNFGAMMESDMLKTAPKGYSQDHRFIDLMRYKSFSIKYDLDPQEIMASNFQDKLIDIYQEMLPFRRYLNHALTV
- a CDS encoding monovalent cation:proton antiporter-2 (CPA2) family protein, translated to MSGSILFEAIVFLAAAIICVPLVKKLGLSSVIGYLLAGILIGPYIFGFIGHEGEDILEFAEFGVVMMLFLIGLEIQPSNFWKMRKIILGMGFTQVFGTMLLTYLIFYALNLEWHISLTIAMAVALSSTAITLQTNKEKGLMNTSYGASSFSILLFQDIIVIIMLGLLPLLSEISTADTPVVDASKAHENLLDNLPIGLQALSIISSVVLIIFTGRYLIVPMLRLVAKTEVRELLVAAALLIVVGISYVMGLVGLSPALGAFLGGVVLATSEFKHELESTLDPFKGLLLGLFFMAVGASINFRVIAEEPLLIAALVIGVIVVKASILYIVGLIFKLKLDQRLLLTVGLAQIGEFAFVLISFAFQLNIFNQDQMDILLVVTALTMTLTPILWIINERLVLPKIGTIESIKRPMDSIEQKHKVILLGFGHFGSTIGRFLRAHGVKTTVIEQNSNRVDFLRKMGFEVYYGDVSRLDLLESAGIAEADFLISALDNPDLTPGLMKKLKSKYPDLKLMVRARNRDDAYKLHNIGIDDIYRESLDTSVKMASDLLFYMGFDAGATKEQADKFIKLDTESLKRLAATPKDDKKYIFQAREEIAQQEKLLVEDLKIGSSEIIK
- a CDS encoding MBL fold metallo-hydrolase; translation: MKVEQIYTGCLAHAAYYIESNGEAAIFDPLREVEPYLERAKSDKAIIKYVFETHFHADFVSGHLDLQKKAGAEIVFGPGAAPAYKATIAKDGEIFSVGKYKVKVIHTPGHTMESTTYLLIDENDKEHGIITGDTLFIGDVGRPDLAQHVVSDLTEEKLAGHLFDSLRNKIMPLSDDLIVYPNHGAGSACGKMMSKETKDTLGNQKKFNYALRPDMTKEEFIKELLTGLTAPPVYFPQNVLLNIKGYESLDKVRERANIPLSTQDFEAVANESGALMLDTRDAEVFAKGFVPNSINIGLDGSFAQWVGELIPDVKQQILLITDPGNQEETITRLSRVGYDNTIGFLKGGFDEWKKDGKPVNSVNRIDATEFAELNKDNSVTFDVRKKSEFDSEHLLEAENIPLNEINKHLSEIPKDKKVYLHCAGGYRSMIASSILKQRGWDNITDIRGGFKALAETKIPKSKYVCPSTLL
- a CDS encoding RNA polymerase sigma factor RpoD/SigA; this translates as MRQLKITKQVTNRETASLDKYLQEIGKVDLITADEEVELAQRIKAGDDRALEKLTKANLRFVVSVAKQYQNQGLTLPDLINEGNLGLIKAAKRFDETRGFKFISYAVWWIRQSILQALAEQSRIVRLPLNKIGSINKINKTFAFLEQSHERPPSAEEIAKELDMTINDVKESMKNSGRHVSMDAPLVEGEDSNLYDVLRSGESPNPDRELLHESLRTEIERALETLTPREADVIRLYFGLGDQHPMTLEEIGETFDLTRERVRQIKEKAIRRLKHTSRSKILKTYLG
- a CDS encoding BLUF domain-containing protein, translated to MNYAISYVSTADINLTSEQIDEVLSWSENWNNTHHIKGLLLYSDGNFLQVIEGNKEIILKLFEGIKKDPRHHNIIKIFGKEIAAGSFDDYKSDFLSEHRKYDEETLSRYLNNIQTLDQGSQKVVQTMLNAFVN
- the rpe gene encoding ribulose-phosphate 3-epimerase, with product MSTKLIAPSVLAADFGNLQRDLEMINNSEADWFHIDIMDGVFVPNISYGMPVLKAIAKHAKKTIDVHLMIVDPDRYIKEFAALGSDILTVHYEACTHLHRTIQAIKAEGMKAGVAINPHTNVDLLKDIIKDIDLVLVMSVNPGFGGQSFIENTYNKVKHLKQIIEEAGAQTLIEVDGGVTDKNAAGLTKAGADVLVAGSYVFKAEDQLETIKGLKEIANSN
- a CDS encoding YpdA family putative bacillithiol disulfide reductase; this encodes MQIQTKEYEIIIIGGGPIGIACALEAEKNGLSYLIIEKGCLVNSLYHYPTNMSFFSSSEKLELDNIPFISTNAKPKRAEALEYYRRIVSNNSLNIHLFETVIAVDSKNEDAHVVKTSKNAYTAKNVVVATGFYDIPNYLNIPGENLPKVNHYYNDPHYFATQKTIVVGASNSAVDAALEIYRKGGDVTMIVRKEEIGNRVKYWVRPDIINRIEEGSIKAYFNSSLSDIKENEVIISTEDGDVTIENDFVLLLTGYRPNFKFLKDIGIDLSDDGRKIPEYDENTMETNVPGIYLAGVICGGMETHKWFIENSRIHAKMILDNIVKSN